From a single Limibacillus halophilus genomic region:
- a CDS encoding pseudoazurin, which translates to MIKKLSLAFVFAVALAGPAFAETYEVEMLNKGSDGARNVFSPAVIKIAPGDTIRFVATSKGHNAQSLDDALPDGATPFKTKLSKTEEVTFEAPGVYTYKCLPHYALGMVGVVVVGDDISNLEAVKAETGAAPGKAKQVFSDLLSGL; encoded by the coding sequence ATGATCAAGAAACTGAGTTTGGCGTTTGTGTTTGCCGTTGCCCTCGCAGGCCCGGCCTTTGCAGAGACTTACGAGGTGGAGATGTTGAACAAGGGATCGGATGGCGCCCGCAACGTTTTCTCGCCGGCGGTTATCAAGATTGCGCCGGGCGACACCATCCGCTTCGTGGCCACCAGCAAGGGACACAATGCACAGTCGCTGGACGACGCGCTGCCGGATGGCGCCACGCCCTTCAAGACCAAACTCAGCAAGACCGAGGAGGTAACCTTCGAAGCACCTGGCGTCTATACCTACAAGTGTCTTCCACACTATGCGCTGGGCATGGTCGGTGTCGTAGTGGTTGGTGATGACATCTCCAACCTGGAGGCCGTTAAAGCCGAAACTGGCGCCGCGCCCGGAAAGGCAAAGCAGGTTTTCAGCGACCTGTTGAGCGGCCTTTGA
- a CDS encoding TRAP transporter substrate-binding protein yields the protein MTNRRDFLKKAGAAGAVGAVAAASSFPAPAVRAQSKIKWRLQTYAGAALAEHVIKPSIDAFNKVANGEMEIELYFADQLVPTGELFRAMQNGTIDAVQSDDDSIAAPVDISVFGGYFPFATRYSLDVPVLFNEWGLREIWEEAYSEVEGVTWLSAGAWDPCHFNTKDPINSLEDLKGKRVFTFPTAGRFLSRFGVVPVTLPWEDIEVAVQTGELDGIAWSGITEDYTVGWADVTNYFLTNNISGAWVGSYFANSDRWKELPDHLKELFKLCMDSSHYYRQYWYWGGEAKLRVFGDKLKLTTIPDAEWAKVEAEARNFWDEIAAESERNARVIKIIREYNDAMEKAGRPYRYS from the coding sequence ATGACGAATAGACGCGATTTCCTCAAAAAAGCAGGTGCGGCAGGTGCCGTCGGCGCGGTCGCCGCGGCCTCCAGCTTTCCCGCACCTGCGGTAAGGGCGCAAAGCAAGATCAAGTGGCGCTTGCAAACCTACGCGGGTGCTGCCCTGGCCGAGCACGTCATCAAGCCGTCGATTGATGCCTTCAACAAGGTGGCGAACGGCGAGATGGAGATCGAGCTTTACTTCGCCGATCAGTTGGTTCCGACAGGCGAGCTGTTCCGCGCCATGCAGAACGGCACCATCGACGCGGTGCAGTCGGACGACGATTCGATTGCCGCACCGGTCGATATCTCGGTGTTCGGCGGATACTTCCCCTTCGCGACCCGCTACAGCCTGGACGTACCCGTGCTGTTCAACGAGTGGGGTCTGCGCGAGATCTGGGAGGAGGCCTATAGCGAGGTCGAAGGCGTGACCTGGTTGTCGGCGGGCGCCTGGGATCCTTGCCATTTCAACACAAAGGACCCGATCAACAGCCTTGAGGATCTGAAAGGCAAGCGCGTCTTCACCTTCCCGACGGCCGGCCGCTTCCTGTCTCGCTTTGGGGTGGTCCCGGTGACGCTGCCTTGGGAGGATATCGAGGTTGCCGTGCAGACCGGTGAACTGGACGGCATCGCCTGGTCCGGCATCACCGAGGACTACACGGTCGGTTGGGCGGACGTAACCAACTACTTCCTGACCAACAATATCTCGGGGGCCTGGGTCGGCTCGTACTTCGCCAACAGCGACCGTTGGAAAGAGCTGCCCGACCACCTGAAGGAGCTGTTCAAGCTCTGCATGGACAGTTCGCACTACTATCGCCAGTACTGGTACTGGGGCGGCGAAGCCAAGCTGCGCGTTTTCGGTGACAAGTTGAAGCTCACCACCATCCCCGATGCCGAATGGGCGAAGGTGGAAGCCGAGGCCCGTAATTTCTGGGATGAGATTGCCGCGGAGAGCGAGCGAAACGCGCGGGTTATCAAGATCATCCGCGAATACAACGACGCCATGGAAAAGGCCGGCCGCCCTTATCGTTACAGCTAA
- a CDS encoding TRAP transporter large permease: protein MSYEVIALLMFSSMMLMLLTGQRVFAAIGFIAVVAALALWGEGGSEMGFSAAMKLMKWYPLLTLPLFVYMGYMLSESGIADDLYKMFHVWMGPLNGGLAIGTVLLMVAVSAMNGLSVAGMAIGASIALPELLRRGYDKIMVTGVIQAGSSLGILVPPSVVLVLYGMIARQPVGQLWLAGVFPGLMMAGLFILYIVVRCWFQPQLGPALAEQERNIPFAQKLRLLRAGILPLLIFFCMTGLFLMGVTSLVESSAVGAVTATLAALIKGRLNYTVMEATLRKTLGISCMFMWIILAALCFGAVFDGLGAVKAIEGFFIGQLALGPWEVLILMQLSFLLMGTFLDDTAMLVIVAPLYVPLVDALGFNLIWYGVLYTITCQIAYMTPPFGYNLFLMRAMAPPEIGLKDIYVSIIPFVFVMMLALALVMLFPQIALWLPGQHYGY from the coding sequence ATGAGCTACGAAGTGATCGCTTTGCTAATGTTCTCCTCGATGATGCTGATGCTGTTGACCGGCCAGCGCGTCTTCGCGGCCATCGGCTTCATCGCCGTGGTGGCGGCCTTGGCGCTTTGGGGCGAGGGTGGGTCCGAGATGGGCTTTTCGGCGGCCATGAAGCTGATGAAGTGGTACCCGCTGCTGACCCTGCCGCTGTTCGTCTACATGGGTTACATGCTGTCGGAATCGGGGATCGCCGACGACCTCTACAAGATGTTCCATGTCTGGATGGGGCCGCTGAACGGCGGCCTTGCCATCGGTACGGTGCTGTTGATGGTCGCGGTCTCGGCCATGAACGGGTTGAGCGTGGCGGGCATGGCCATTGGCGCCAGTATCGCCCTGCCGGAGCTTTTGCGCCGGGGCTACGACAAGATCATGGTGACCGGCGTTATCCAGGCCGGTAGTTCGCTGGGCATCCTGGTGCCGCCCAGCGTGGTGCTGGTGCTTTATGGCATGATCGCGCGCCAGCCGGTGGGTCAGCTCTGGCTGGCAGGCGTGTTCCCGGGCCTGATGATGGCCGGGCTGTTCATCCTCTACATCGTGGTGCGCTGCTGGTTCCAGCCGCAGCTTGGACCCGCGTTGGCCGAGCAGGAACGCAATATCCCCTTTGCCCAGAAGCTGCGCCTGCTGCGGGCGGGCATCCTGCCGCTGCTGATCTTCTTTTGCATGACCGGCCTGTTCCTGATGGGCGTCACCAGTCTTGTGGAAAGCTCGGCGGTGGGGGCGGTGACGGCCACGCTGGCGGCCCTGATCAAGGGGCGTCTCAACTACACGGTCATGGAGGCGACCCTGCGCAAGACGCTGGGCATCAGCTGCATGTTCATGTGGATCATCCTGGCCGCGCTCTGCTTTGGTGCTGTCTTTGACGGCCTGGGTGCGGTCAAGGCCATCGAGGGTTTCTTCATCGGCCAACTGGCGCTGGGTCCCTGGGAAGTCTTGATCCTGATGCAGCTTTCTTTCCTCCTGATGGGGACCTTCCTGGACGATACGGCGATGCTGGTGATCGTGGCGCCGCTTTATGTGCCGCTGGTCGATGCGCTGGGGTTCAATCTGATCTGGTACGGGGTGCTCTACACCATCACCTGCCAGATTGCCTACATGACGCCGCCCTTCGGCTACAACCTCTTCCTGATGCGGGCCATGGCGCCGCCGGAAATCGGCTTGAAGGACATCTACGTATCCATCATTCCGTTCGTGTTCGTGATGATGCTGGCGCTGGCGCTGGTAATGCTGTTCCCGCAGATCGCACTTTGGCTGCCCGGGCAACATTACGGCTATTAG
- a CDS encoding TRAP transporter small permease subunit: MPKAVRLFVRYVEAVNRIVGRITMLLIFAMMGVLLYSSIMKTVAIPPLWTLEMAQFLMVGYFLLGGPYSMQLGEHVRMDLLYGAWSDRTKTQVDVITILFLIFYLALLLWGGLSSSGYALQYGERSYSAWRPYMAPIKIIMCIGIFMMLLQAIAMFIKDIAKLRGEEL; this comes from the coding sequence ATGCCGAAAGCTGTCAGACTCTTCGTGCGCTACGTCGAAGCGGTCAACCGCATCGTCGGGCGCATCACGATGTTGTTGATCTTTGCGATGATGGGGGTCCTGCTTTACTCCTCGATCATGAAGACGGTCGCCATCCCGCCACTTTGGACGCTGGAGATGGCACAGTTCCTGATGGTCGGTTATTTCCTGCTGGGCGGGCCTTATTCCATGCAGCTCGGCGAGCATGTTCGCATGGACCTTCTGTATGGCGCTTGGTCCGACCGCACCAAGACCCAGGTCGACGTCATCACCATCCTGTTTTTGATCTTTTATCTGGCGCTGCTGCTGTGGGGTGGCCTGTCGAGCAGCGGTTATGCGCTCCAGTACGGCGAGCGCAGCTATTCAGCCTGGCGGCCCTACATGGCGCCCATCAAGATCATCATGTGCATCGGCATCTTCATGATGTTGCTGCAGGCCATTGCCATGTTCATCAAGGACATCGCCAAGCTGCGGGGGGAAGAGCTCTGA
- a CDS encoding thermonuclease family protein: MRSIRCGAQVARSFLSALALASLLMGLAATSGVARAGDPPVGTPSRISGYVTHVRDGDTFEVARVPVRFSGISAPELSEPYGQQSKNAMRGLVAGQQVICDLTGRKTYDRWVGDCFLADGTDLSVAIVALGLARDCPRYSGGLYEPFETERSKRLPFPGYCKPK, encoded by the coding sequence ATGCGATCGATACGGTGCGGCGCGCAGGTGGCGCGCTCTTTCCTGTCAGCTTTGGCGCTGGCGTCTCTCTTGATGGGGTTGGCGGCAACATCCGGCGTTGCCCGGGCGGGCGATCCGCCGGTGGGAACCCCCAGCCGTATTTCCGGGTATGTCACCCATGTGCGCGACGGCGACACCTTCGAGGTGGCGCGAGTACCCGTCCGCTTCAGCGGAATCTCCGCACCGGAGCTTTCCGAGCCATACGGCCAGCAGTCCAAGAACGCCATGCGCGGTCTGGTCGCGGGCCAGCAGGTGATCTGCGATCTTACCGGGCGCAAGACCTATGACCGCTGGGTGGGAGATTGCTTCCTGGCCGACGGCACGGACCTCTCCGTCGCCATCGTGGCGCTTGGCCTTGCCCGCGACTGCCCGCGCTATTCGGGCGGCCTCTACGAGCCCTTCGAAACCGAACGCAGCAAACGCCTTCCCTTCCCAGGATACTGCAAACCAAAATGA
- a CDS encoding PACE efflux transporter has translation MRSVRDRIRHAVCFEVIGLIIVTPVAAWGFDQPMHAIGLVALVSSLLATAWNYLYNLLFDHAMLRLTGSPRKSVAIRVFHAVLFEFGMLLVLLPFIAWYLGITLLQAFLMDVSFALFYLVYAFVFNWAYDVIFPIPHSAKARV, from the coding sequence TTGCGTAGCGTTCGCGACCGTATCCGCCATGCCGTGTGTTTCGAGGTCATCGGCCTTATCATCGTGACCCCCGTAGCCGCCTGGGGTTTTGACCAACCGATGCATGCCATCGGCCTCGTCGCGTTGGTCAGCTCGCTGCTGGCGACGGCCTGGAACTACCTCTACAACCTGCTGTTTGACCACGCCATGTTGCGGCTCACCGGCAGCCCGCGAAAATCAGTGGCGATCCGCGTCTTCCACGCGGTGCTGTTCGAGTTCGGAATGCTACTGGTTCTCTTGCCTTTCATCGCCTGGTACCTGGGCATCACCTTGCTGCAGGCCTTCCTGATGGACGTTTCCTTTGCCCTTTTCTATCTGGTTTACGCCTTCGTCTTCAACTGGGCCTACGACGTGATCTTCCCCATTCCGCACTCTGCCAAAGCGCGGGTGTGA
- a CDS encoding N-formylglutamate amidohydrolase, with product MKRQPKQSVKAARNAVPDGHDAAVLNLPDPSHIVLRPACQTLPLVLASPHSGRCYPPEFIAASRLDAQALRRSEDSFVDELFDFVTAAEPSGDPDDPDSSDSIPALGAPLLCALFPRAYIDPNREAYELDPTMFCDSLPDFANTRSPRVAAGLGTLARVVAGGAEIYRTKLRFAEAQARIEKHYRPYHATLRRLIDETREAFGYCILLDCHSMPSVGGPSPRGSTSKPQQPTSGGHDPGPEGAAFVLGDCHGSSCAGPVIEAVEQSLSNAGYKVARNVPYAGGFVSRHYGRPGEAVHALQIEINRALYMDERNFARGPGMASLRADLRRAVAALSDLDSAQLIPGDNRNG from the coding sequence GTGAAGAGACAACCAAAGCAGAGCGTTAAAGCAGCTCGAAATGCCGTACCGGACGGTCACGACGCTGCCGTTCTCAATCTGCCGGACCCGTCTCACATCGTCCTGCGACCGGCATGCCAGACATTGCCCCTCGTCCTGGCTTCACCGCACAGCGGCCGCTGCTATCCACCCGAATTCATCGCTGCATCACGGCTCGATGCACAGGCGCTGCGCCGCAGCGAAGATTCCTTTGTCGACGAGCTATTCGATTTCGTCACTGCGGCGGAGCCCAGCGGCGACCCCGATGACCCCGATAGCTCTGACAGCATCCCGGCTCTTGGAGCGCCCCTGCTCTGCGCGCTGTTCCCACGCGCCTACATCGATCCGAATCGCGAAGCCTATGAGCTTGATCCCACGATGTTCTGTGACAGCCTGCCGGACTTTGCGAACACCCGCTCGCCCCGTGTAGCGGCTGGGCTTGGCACCCTGGCGCGCGTCGTCGCCGGTGGCGCGGAAATCTACCGGACGAAGCTGCGTTTCGCCGAGGCGCAGGCCCGGATTGAAAAGCATTACCGTCCCTATCATGCGACCTTGCGCCGTTTAATCGACGAAACCCGGGAAGCGTTTGGTTACTGCATCTTGTTAGATTGCCATTCCATGCCATCGGTCGGCGGCCCCTCGCCACGGGGCTCGACAAGCAAACCCCAGCAGCCAACCTCAGGTGGCCATGATCCGGGCCCGGAGGGGGCTGCCTTCGTCCTTGGCGATTGCCACGGCAGCTCCTGCGCCGGTCCGGTCATCGAAGCGGTGGAACAGAGCCTGTCCAACGCAGGCTACAAGGTTGCTCGCAACGTGCCCTACGCGGGCGGGTTCGTTTCGCGGCACTACGGCCGACCCGGCGAGGCCGTGCATGCCCTGCAGATCGAGATCAACCGCGCGCTTTATATGGATGAACGCAACTTCGCGCGTGGACCCGGCATGGCAAGCCTGCGCGCCGATTTGCGCCGCGCGGTTGCAGCACTGTCGGATCTCGACTCAGCGCAGCTAATACCCGGAGACAACCGCAATGGGTAA
- a CDS encoding GNAT family N-acetyltransferase yields the protein MGKEKAGIVFTLRAAASSDLEALLAIYAHHVRHGTASFELEPPTLEDFSGRFRTLQMARYPYILAVTDDGRVLGYAYAGPYRPRPAYRYTVEDSVYVAPEAAGKGVGGALLDRLIELADEQGYRKMVAVIGDSLQVASIALHAGRGFVFAGTVRGVGYKHGRWLDQVLMERDLGPGNLTPPDEGPNAPTLG from the coding sequence ATGGGTAAAGAAAAAGCAGGTATCGTTTTTACACTGCGCGCGGCGGCGAGCAGCGATCTGGAGGCCTTGCTCGCCATCTATGCGCACCACGTGCGGCACGGCACGGCATCCTTTGAACTGGAGCCGCCGACGCTGGAGGACTTCAGCGGACGCTTCAGGACGCTACAGATGGCGCGATACCCCTATATCCTGGCCGTGACCGATGACGGCCGAGTCCTGGGCTACGCCTACGCCGGTCCCTACCGGCCTCGACCGGCCTACCGCTATACAGTGGAGGATTCTGTTTACGTTGCGCCCGAGGCTGCGGGGAAAGGCGTAGGAGGCGCGCTCCTGGATCGCCTGATAGAACTCGCCGATGAGCAGGGATACCGCAAAATGGTGGCTGTGATCGGCGACAGCCTCCAGGTCGCCTCGATCGCCTTGCACGCAGGCCGAGGCTTCGTTTTCGCCGGAACAGTGCGTGGCGTTGGCTACAAACACGGACGCTGGCTCGATCAAGTACTGATGGAACGCGACCTTGGTCCCGGAAATCTGACGCCACCTGACGAGGGCCCAAACGCACCGACTCTCGGATAA
- a CDS encoding ankyrin repeat domain-containing protein, with the protein MYRKTTPELLKAAQKGDIEALKAGFAAGEPVDGCDRYGATLLYLAAASGRIETVEFLLSAGASVEQTSDAGNSPLMIAAARGHEEVVRRLLAAGASSEHKNKWGFGAHDWAQWPSNADVMTGLVPSAVDS; encoded by the coding sequence ATGTACCGCAAGACGACACCCGAACTGCTCAAGGCCGCTCAGAAAGGCGATATCGAGGCGCTGAAGGCAGGTTTTGCCGCCGGCGAACCGGTTGATGGCTGTGATCGCTACGGCGCAACCCTTCTTTACCTGGCTGCTGCTTCCGGGCGGATTGAAACCGTGGAGTTTCTTCTTTCCGCTGGGGCTTCGGTCGAACAAACCAGCGATGCGGGCAATTCACCGCTTATGATCGCCGCGGCCCGGGGGCACGAGGAAGTGGTTCGCCGTTTGCTGGCGGCCGGCGCCTCTAGCGAGCACAAGAACAAGTGGGGATTCGGCGCGCATGATTGGGCACAGTGGCCCAGCAACGCCGATGTTATGACCGGCCTTGTGCCAAGTGCCGTGGATTCTTGA
- a CDS encoding DMT family transporter, which translates to MTEKSFQPIHSKEADAPSNRFWQSGDRLARILLFINPAFFAGNMLMARATADLVPPIALAFWRWAIAVSILLMFLGGPVWRARADILAEWRDLMILGALGMGVCGAFVYIGADTTTAMNIGLIYAYSPVLIILLDHFFYGSIMIKRQWLGAGLALAGMLLIVFRGNLDSLLSLSLSPGDLWILAAATGWGFYSILLKHRPSKLKPNVRFAAIMLYGTAVLAPFHLWESVWIEAPTLDALSIGAVLFLALVPALGAYGTYGYMQRYLGASTTSLILYLIPVYAASLGYILLGESLEFYHLTGAALVLPGIWLATRRRRQSEDAERAA; encoded by the coding sequence ATGACCGAAAAAAGCTTTCAGCCGATCCATAGCAAAGAAGCCGACGCGCCGAGCAACCGCTTCTGGCAGAGCGGTGATCGCTTGGCGCGGATTTTGCTGTTCATCAACCCAGCCTTCTTTGCCGGGAACATGTTGATGGCTCGAGCAACCGCCGATCTGGTACCGCCGATCGCGTTGGCCTTCTGGCGCTGGGCCATAGCCGTTTCAATCCTCCTGATGTTTCTGGGTGGACCGGTTTGGCGCGCCCGCGCCGATATCCTGGCTGAATGGCGAGATCTGATGATCCTAGGCGCACTCGGCATGGGCGTCTGTGGCGCGTTCGTCTATATCGGGGCGGACACCACCACGGCGATGAACATCGGTCTGATTTATGCCTATTCCCCGGTGCTGATCATCCTGCTGGATCACTTTTTCTACGGGTCCATCATGATCAAAAGGCAGTGGCTGGGCGCGGGACTCGCGCTGGCCGGTATGCTGCTTATCGTGTTTCGCGGGAATCTCGATTCGCTGCTCAGCCTGTCCCTTTCGCCCGGCGACCTCTGGATCCTGGCAGCAGCGACCGGCTGGGGGTTCTACTCTATTCTGCTGAAACATCGGCCGAGCAAGCTAAAGCCCAATGTCCGCTTTGCAGCCATCATGCTTTACGGCACGGCGGTTCTGGCGCCCTTCCACCTTTGGGAAAGTGTCTGGATCGAAGCGCCAACCCTGGATGCGCTCAGCATCGGCGCGGTTCTTTTCCTAGCGCTCGTTCCGGCATTGGGTGCTTACGGAACCTACGGGTACATGCAGCGCTACCTGGGCGCCTCCACCACCAGTTTGATCCTCTACCTGATCCCTGTTTATGCGGCCTCCCTAGGCTACATATTGCTTGGCGAAAGCCTCGAATTCTACCATCTGACAGGCGCCGCACTGGTGTTGCCTGGTATTTGGCTGGCGACCCGCCGCAGACGTCAAAGCGAGGACGCCGAGCGCGCAGCCTGA
- a CDS encoding winged helix DNA-binding protein, translated as MSKESAQGEHPPGLQRGRKGQRIVSSSHLVSETAAELSELEFGLITVSNAFSRWIVRCMAAAGCPDLSALDVMVLHSVNHRGRPKKQNDICFVLNVEDTHTVTYSLKKLSRADLVAGERVGKETLWQATEAGTAACQRYREVRETCLLEAISAFAGIRRDELNAEFGEVAELLRALSGLYDQAARSASSL; from the coding sequence ATGAGCAAGGAATCGGCCCAGGGCGAGCACCCCCCCGGGTTGCAACGCGGCCGCAAGGGGCAACGCATCGTCTCCTCGTCGCACCTGGTGTCGGAAACGGCCGCCGAACTGTCGGAACTGGAGTTTGGCCTGATTACCGTCAGCAACGCCTTTTCGCGATGGATCGTGCGCTGCATGGCGGCGGCCGGCTGCCCGGACCTCTCGGCGTTGGACGTGATGGTGCTGCATTCAGTCAATCACCGCGGGCGGCCCAAGAAGCAGAATGACATCTGTTTCGTGCTGAATGTCGAGGACACCCACACGGTTACCTATTCCCTGAAGAAGCTGTCGCGGGCCGATCTTGTGGCCGGGGAGCGGGTTGGCAAGGAAACGCTCTGGCAGGCAACTGAAGCAGGAACTGCTGCCTGCCAACGCTACCGCGAGGTGCGGGAAACCTGTCTCTTGGAGGCGATTTCTGCCTTTGCCGGTATCCGGCGCGATGAGCTCAATGCCGAATTCGGCGAGGTGGCGGAGCTTTTGCGGGCCCTCTCGGGGCTTTACGATCAGGCTGCGCGCTCGGCGTCCTCGCTTTGA